The following coding sequences are from one Lolium rigidum isolate FL_2022 chromosome 6, APGP_CSIRO_Lrig_0.1, whole genome shotgun sequence window:
- the LOC124661413 gene encoding glutamine--tRNA ligase-like: MVTGVEGEKAPALKLETLLALGLDQRTAENALVNSKVTANLAAVIAEAGISGCDKSVGNLLYAVATKYPNNALVHRHALINYIVSTKIKSPAQLDAALSFLANVGPESLDIGKFEEACGVGVVVSIEEIHSTVAEVLKGNMEAILEQRYHINVGSLCGQVRKKHPWGDAKATKEEIEKRLAEILGPKTEADNVKPVKKKKEKPAKVEEKKVAVATAAPPSEEEQNPYTIFPQPAENNKVHTEIFFSDGNIWRAHNTKEILEKHLMETGGKVMTRFPPEPNGYLHIGHAKAMFIDFGLAKERNGHCYLRFDDTNPEAEKKEYIDHIQEIVQWMGWEPYKVTYTSDYFQALYEHAVELIRKGLAYVDHQTGEQIKEYREKKMDSPWRDRPIEESLRLFEDMRCGLIAEGAATLRMKQDMQNDNKNMSDLIAYRIKFTPHPHAGDKWCIYPSYDYAHCMVDSFENITHSLCTLEFDIRRPSYYWLLVALGLYQPHVWEYSRLNISNTVMSKRKLNRLVTEKWVDGWDDPRLLTLAGLRRRGVSATAINSFIRGIGITRSDNSLIRVDRLEYHIREELNKTASRTMVVMHPLKVVITNLEEGKVIDLDGKKWPDAPADDASSYYKVPFSRVVYIEKTDFRLKDSKDYYGLAPGKSALLRYAFPIKCTEVIYGDNPDEIVEIRAEYDPSKTSKPKGVLHWVAESAPGVEPLKVEIRLFEKLFLSENPAELEDWLGDINPNSKEIVKGAYAAPSLATAVLGDKFQFERLGYFAVDTDSTPEKLVFNRTVTLRDSYGKAGPK; this comes from the exons ATGGTGACCGGAGTCGAAGGGGAGAAGGCGCCGGCGCTGAAGCTGGAGACGCTGCTGGCGCTCGGCCTCGACCAGCGCACGGCGGAGAACGCCCTCGTCAACAGCAAGGTCACCGCCAACCTAGCCGCCGTCATAGCAGAG GCTGGTATAAGTGGATGTGACAAGTCAGTTGGAAATCTTCTCTACGCA GTTGCCACTAAATACCCAAACAATGCACTTGTCCATCGTCATGCTCTCATCAACTATATTGTGTCAACCAAG ATAAAGAGCCCTGCACAGCTAGATGCTGCCCTGTCATTTCTTGCTAATGTTGGCCCTGAGTCTTTGGATATTGGGAAATTTGAAGAAGCCTGTGGTGTAG GTGTGGTTGTTTCGATTGAAGAGATTCACTCAACTGTCGCTGAGGTTCTGAAGGGAAATATGGAAGCTATATTGGAGCAGCGGTATCACATAAATG TTGGTAGCCTATGTGGGCAGGTTAGGAAGAAGCACCCCTGGGGAGATGCTAAGGCAACAAAG GAGGAGATTGAGAAGAGGCTTGCAGAGATACTAGGTCCAAAGACGGAAGCTGACAATGTAAAACCAGtgaaaaagaagaaggaaaagcCAGCTAAAGTTGAG GAGAAAAAAGTTGCAGTAGCCACTGCTGCCCCACCATCTGAGGAGGAACAGAATCCATACACTATATTTCCTCAGCCAGCAGAAAATAATAAG GTTCATACGGAAATATTCTTCAGCGATGGGAACATTTGGAGGGCGCATAACACGAAGGAGATTTTAGAGAAACATCTTATGGAAACTGGTGGAAAAGTGATGACCCGTTTCCCACCAGAACCTAATGGATATCTTCATATTGGTCATGCCAAG GCTATGTTTATTGATTTTGGACTGGCTAAAGAGCGCAATGGTCATTGTTACCTTAG GTTTGATGATACAAATCCAGAAGCTGAAAAGAAGGAATACATTGACCACATCCAGGAGATAGTCCAGTGGATGGGATGGGAGCCCTACAAAGTTACATATACAAGTGATTATTTTCAAGCTTTATACGAGCATGCAGTTGAGTTAATACGGAAAGGACTAGCCTATGTGGATCACCAg ACTGGAGAACAAATCAAGGAATACAGGGAAAAGAAAATGGATAGTCCATGGAGGGATAGGCCCATTGAAGAGTCACTGCGATTATTTGAAGACATGCGATGTGGGTTGATTGCTGAGGGAGCAGCAACTCTCCGAATGAAGCAGGACATGCAGAATGATAACAAAAACATGTCTGACTTAATTGCATATAGAATAAAA TTCACTCCTCATCCACATGCTGGTGACAAATGGTGTATCTATCCAAGCTATGATTATGCCCATTGCATGGTGGACTCATTTGAAAACATTACACACTCA TTGTGCACGCTTGAGTTTGACATACGCCGCCCGTCATACTATTGGCTACTTGTTGCCTTGGGCTTGTACCAGCCTCATGTCTGGGAGTATTCAAGGCTGAACATTTCAAATACAGTGATGTCTAAAAGAAAG TTGAACCGGCTTGTGACAGAGAAGTGGGTAGATGGGTGGGATGATCCTCGTCTGTTAACACTAGCAGGACTGCGGCGACGGGGTGTGTCAGCAACTGCAATTAATTCATTCATCCGTGGAATTGGGATAACAAGAAG TGACAATAGCCTGATTCGTGTTGACCGTCTTGAATATCATATCAGAGAAGAACTTAATAAAACAGCTTCTCGAACCATGGTTGTTATGCATCCTCTAAAG GTTGTAATAACTAACTTGGAAGAAGGAAAAGTCATAGACCTAGATGGAAAAAAGTGGCCCGATGCTCCTGCTGATGATGCTTCATCCTACTACAAG GTTCCTTTTTCAAGAGTTGTCTACATTGAAAAAACTGATTTTCGCCTTAAGGACTCGAAAGATTACTATGGGCTAGCTCCTGGTAAATCTGCCCTGCTAAG GTATGCATTCCCGATAAAATGCACAGAGGTTATTTATGGTGATAATCCAGATGAAATTGTTGAAATCCGAGCTGAGTATGACCCCTCAAAGACTTCTAAACCTAAG GGCGTTCTGCACTGGGTTGCTGAGTCAGCACCTGGAGTTGAGCCATTGAAGGTTGAAATAAGATTATTCGAGAAACTATTCCTATCAGAG AATCCTGCTGAATTGGAAGATTGGCTTGGTGACATCAACCCTAACTCGAAAGAGATTGTAAAGGGCGCCTATGCTGCACCGTCACTTGCGACCGCAGTTTTGGGTGACAAGTTCCAGTTCGAGCGGCTTG GCTACTTTGCTGTGGACACGGATTCGACGCCCGAGAAGCTTGTGTTCAACAGGACAGTTACTCTGCGTGACTCTTATGGAAAGGCTGGACCCAAGTGA